In Rhodococcus oxybenzonivorans, the following proteins share a genomic window:
- a CDS encoding WD40/YVTN/BNR-like repeat-containing protein, which yields MPSRTSPTPQMGPRGASIPAGRRKSRICWAAAAVLVLVLIAGGVFLATRDSTTELVSSAPPAVGGDLHTVTVVGDALYVGGHAAVAVSRDGGRQWQPVPSLQGADAMGWATTDDQVLVGGHPGLYRSSDGGTTFTPVTGAAAIPDVHALGGAGATVYAGSPRAGLLASTDGGASWQVRSAQTGRSFMGTILVDPNNPDRLIAPDMSAGLTASNDGGRTWTPLGGPTGAMAAAWNPTDTRQILGVGMGGAGVSEDGGATWRPVTLPMGATAVSYDQSGRTLFAGALDGQQARVYRSTDNGATWTPTA from the coding sequence AATGGGTCCTCGCGGCGCATCGATTCCCGCTGGTCGACGCAAGTCGCGAATATGCTGGGCCGCGGCCGCGGTGCTCGTACTGGTGCTGATTGCGGGCGGGGTCTTCCTCGCCACCCGCGACAGCACAACCGAGTTGGTGTCGTCAGCGCCACCCGCGGTGGGCGGGGACCTGCACACCGTCACGGTCGTGGGTGATGCGCTCTATGTCGGCGGGCACGCCGCGGTCGCGGTTTCCCGAGACGGCGGCCGCCAGTGGCAGCCGGTGCCGTCCCTACAGGGGGCAGACGCGATGGGCTGGGCCACCACCGACGACCAGGTCCTGGTAGGCGGCCACCCGGGCCTCTACCGTTCCTCCGATGGCGGCACCACCTTCACCCCGGTAACCGGTGCAGCCGCGATACCCGATGTGCACGCGCTCGGCGGTGCCGGGGCAACGGTGTATGCCGGCTCGCCGCGGGCCGGGTTGCTGGCCTCGACCGACGGTGGGGCCAGCTGGCAGGTGCGGAGCGCCCAAACCGGCCGGTCATTCATGGGGACGATCCTCGTCGACCCGAACAACCCGGACCGACTGATCGCCCCCGACATGTCCGCCGGGCTCACCGCCAGCAACGACGGCGGCCGGACCTGGACGCCGCTCGGCGGCCCCACCGGGGCGATGGCGGCCGCATGGAACCCCACCGACACCCGGCAGATTCTCGGCGTCGGCATGGGCGGCGCCGGCGTCTCCGAAGACGGCGGGGCCACCTGGCGGCCGGTCACCCTACCGATGGGCGCCACTGCCGTCAGCTACGACCAGAGCGGGCGCACCCTGTTCGCCGGTGCGCTGGACGGCCAGCAGGCCCGCGTCTACCGCAGCACCGACAACGGCGCGACATGGACACCGACCGCATGA
- a CDS encoding DUF1707 SHOCT-like domain-containing protein, translating into MTELFLRAADTDRNQIAITLEREVGTGRLTLDEYSDRITAAYRAHARGTGGFDERSAAIGSGTGPGSSRPQDIWADGHWPVRTAGRTVGHIRRFSDSCRNDGDDDTGHGVWMSVCAHWRVADGIDS; encoded by the coding sequence ATGACTGAGCTCTTCCTTCGAGCGGCCGACACCGACCGTAATCAGATCGCCATCACGCTGGAGCGCGAGGTCGGCACCGGGCGGTTGACGCTGGACGAATACTCCGACCGTATTACGGCGGCATACCGCGCGCACGCTCGGGGAACTGGCGGCTTTGACGAGCGATCTGCCGCCATCGGCTCCGGCACCGGCCCCGGCTCATCCCGGCCACAAGACATTTGGGCCGATGGTCATTGGCCTGTCCGTACTGCTGGCCGGACTGTTGGTCACATTCGCCGGTTCTCCGACAGCTGCCGCAATGACGGCGATGATGACACCGGGCATGGGGTGTGGATGAGCGTGTGCGCTCACTGGCGGGTAGCGGATGGTATCGACTCGTAG
- a CDS encoding cation transporter → MSTTHTFRVEGMHCGSCALLIDDALDDLPGVRHTWTTKGCTVVALDLHHHSPTDVVDTIDSTRLSRLSNDVT, encoded by the coding sequence ATGTCCACAACACACACCTTCCGAGTCGAGGGCATGCACTGCGGCAGCTGCGCATTGCTGATCGACGACGCCCTCGACGACCTTCCCGGCGTCCGTCACACGTGGACCACCAAGGGGTGCACCGTCGTCGCCCTCGACCTGCACCACCACAGCCCCACAGACGTTGTCGACACCATCGACAGCACTCGGCTATCACGCCTGTCTAATGACGTGACTTGA
- a CDS encoding multicopper oxidase family protein: MSDSTQSPLGLSRRAFLTAAGVGLGGIVLSACSRTPTNPNGTVIDESAITAAEATRPHTGRTVNYSLTPQNTEIDLGGPRVRTLVYGDTVPGTPIRASIGDELAVKVTNRLDRPTSVHWHGIALRNDMDGAMPASPDIAPGQSFTYQFSVPHSGTYWAHPHVGMDTDYGLYLPVIVDDPGETGTYDTEWIVVLDDWTDGVGKSPQDILSDLRKGGMGSMGTESGGMSGMPGMSGMPGMDQGTQPSSPPAPGATMSDGVGASALLGGDVGDVSYPYYLINGRIPEAPTTFSAKPGQRVRIRIINAGADTAFRVALAEHKMTVTHTDGFPVQPVEVDALLLGMGERYDVIVTAKDGIFPLVAMAEGKNAQAQALLTTGAGSAPAPTYQPAELNGRVGTVDNFVATENVMLPQGQPDVNLKADLGGDMTSYTWKINGRTFADTEPLTIRQGQRARLTFTNMTMMWHPMHLHGHTFQVVKPDGSAGPRKDTVVVLPMQSVAVDLVADNPGDWMIHCHNGYHMDAGMMTRLDYTT; encoded by the coding sequence ATGAGCGACAGCACCCAGTCCCCACTCGGCCTCAGTCGGCGGGCATTTCTCACTGCCGCGGGGGTCGGCCTCGGTGGCATCGTGCTGTCGGCCTGCTCCCGTACCCCGACAAATCCCAATGGGACAGTGATCGATGAAAGTGCGATAACCGCAGCCGAGGCCACACGGCCACACACCGGACGTACGGTGAACTACAGCCTTACCCCACAGAACACCGAGATCGACCTGGGCGGACCGAGGGTGCGCACGCTGGTGTACGGCGACACCGTGCCCGGAACCCCGATCCGCGCCAGCATCGGAGACGAGTTGGCCGTGAAAGTGACGAACCGGCTGGACCGCCCCACTTCGGTGCACTGGCACGGCATCGCCCTCCGCAACGACATGGATGGGGCAATGCCTGCCAGCCCCGACATCGCGCCGGGCCAGAGCTTCACCTACCAATTCTCGGTCCCGCACTCCGGCACCTACTGGGCGCACCCGCATGTCGGGATGGACACGGACTACGGGCTCTACCTACCGGTCATCGTCGATGATCCTGGCGAGACCGGAACCTACGACACCGAGTGGATCGTGGTCCTCGACGACTGGACCGACGGCGTCGGCAAGAGCCCACAGGACATCCTTTCCGACCTTCGCAAAGGCGGGATGGGATCCATGGGCACAGAGTCGGGCGGCATGTCGGGAATGCCCGGGATGAGCGGCATGCCCGGAATGGATCAGGGAACCCAACCCAGTAGCCCACCAGCACCCGGCGCAACGATGTCCGACGGCGTGGGCGCCAGCGCCCTGCTGGGCGGGGATGTCGGCGATGTCAGCTACCCCTACTATCTGATCAACGGCCGCATACCAGAAGCCCCGACAACCTTCTCGGCCAAACCCGGTCAGCGCGTACGGATCCGCATCATCAACGCCGGAGCGGACACCGCGTTTCGGGTCGCACTCGCCGAACACAAAATGACCGTCACCCACACCGACGGCTTCCCGGTCCAGCCAGTCGAGGTAGACGCCCTGCTGCTGGGAATGGGAGAACGGTACGACGTCATTGTGACCGCCAAGGACGGCATCTTCCCTCTGGTAGCGATGGCTGAGGGCAAGAACGCGCAGGCGCAAGCCCTACTGACCACCGGAGCCGGCTCCGCACCGGCACCGACATATCAGCCCGCCGAGCTCAACGGCCGAGTCGGGACCGTCGACAACTTTGTGGCGACCGAGAACGTGATGCTGCCGCAGGGGCAGCCCGATGTGAACCTGAAGGCCGATCTCGGCGGGGACATGACGAGCTATACCTGGAAGATCAACGGGCGCACCTTCGCCGACACCGAACCATTGACCATCCGGCAAGGCCAGCGCGCCCGTCTGACGTTCACCAACATGACCATGATGTGGCATCCGATGCACCTGCACGGGCACACCTTCCAGGTCGTCAAACCGGACGGGTCTGCCGGGCCACGCAAGGACACCGTCGTGGTCCTACCCATGCAATCGGTCGCCGTCGATCTCGTCGCCGACAACCCCGGCGACTGGATGATCCACTGCCACAACGGGTACCACATGGACGCCGGTATGATGACCCGACTCGACTACACCACCTGA
- a CDS encoding HAMP domain-containing sensor histidine kinase, which produces MRSLGLRGRLLVAQLLVLLVGAVILTAVASMVATPLFRIHLSAAGVDNPTVRSHVEQAFALTVATALSAGAAFALTAATVASWLLVRRITAPVSRLVAAADDVAHGRYTFSATTSGSDEDFARLERAFADMAGRLDRTERIRAQMLADLAHELRTPVATLDAYLEGLEDAVLPADGSSWDVMRNQLDRLRRLASDMADLSAVDENALVLNLQEVDLSQVVSAAAAAAAPRFADEDIALSVRLSRLPVLPLDRQRIEQVLANLLENALRHTPAGGAVAITTSLADPEHVQISVQDTGDGIPADQLEAVFGRFHRLDPARRPDGSGLGLTIARSLVHAHGGALTAFSEGRGHGARLDLVLPVAPAEFP; this is translated from the coding sequence GTGAGGTCCCTGGGTTTGCGCGGTCGGCTGCTGGTAGCCCAGTTGCTGGTTTTGCTCGTCGGCGCTGTCATTTTGACCGCGGTGGCCTCAATGGTGGCCACCCCGTTGTTCCGTATCCACCTCTCTGCTGCCGGTGTTGACAACCCGACGGTGCGATCACACGTCGAGCAGGCGTTCGCGCTCACCGTCGCGACGGCGCTCTCTGCCGGTGCCGCGTTCGCCCTGACCGCCGCGACAGTCGCGTCGTGGCTCCTGGTCCGCCGGATCACAGCCCCGGTAAGCCGGCTCGTTGCGGCCGCCGACGATGTCGCCCATGGCCGATACACATTCAGCGCCACGACATCCGGATCGGACGAGGATTTCGCGCGACTTGAGCGGGCGTTCGCCGACATGGCCGGGCGATTGGATCGCACGGAACGCATCCGCGCGCAGATGCTGGCCGATCTAGCACATGAGTTACGGACCCCCGTTGCCACACTCGACGCATACCTGGAGGGATTGGAAGACGCCGTACTGCCGGCGGACGGCTCGTCCTGGGACGTCATGCGAAACCAACTCGACCGGCTCCGGCGGCTGGCGTCGGACATGGCCGACCTATCCGCGGTGGACGAGAACGCGCTCGTACTGAACCTGCAGGAAGTCGATCTATCGCAGGTTGTGTCCGCGGCTGCTGCGGCCGCGGCCCCGCGGTTCGCAGACGAGGACATCGCGCTGTCGGTTCGCCTCTCGCGCCTTCCGGTGTTGCCGCTCGATCGACAACGTATCGAGCAGGTACTGGCGAACCTGCTCGAGAATGCCCTGCGGCATACCCCGGCCGGCGGCGCAGTCGCCATCACTACCTCGCTGGCCGACCCAGAGCACGTGCAGATCAGCGTGCAGGACACGGGCGACGGAATCCCGGCGGATCAGCTCGAGGCGGTGTTCGGCCGTTTCCACCGCCTCGACCCCGCCCGCCGCCCGGACGGCAGCGGCCTCGGGCTGACGATCGCACGCAGTCTCGTGCACGCCCACGGGGGTGCGCTGACCGCGTTCAGTGAGGGCCGCGGACACGGGGCCCGGCTCGACCTCGTGCTCCCCGTGGCGCCAGCCGAATTCCCCTAA
- a CDS encoding response regulator transcription factor, producing MSGGTQRILVVDDEVALAGVIASYLRREGFEVVLAHDGPSAIETAREADPVLVVLDLMLPGFDGVEVCRRLRTFSDAYVLMLTARGDELDKVVGLSVGADDYVVKPFGPRELVARIKAMLRRPRSASTPSGGSEEPVRRFGPLELDPVARTVTVDGKPIDLTRTEFDVLKALSARPRAALGRRQIIEAAWGPGWFGDEHVVDVHIRALRYKLGDDAGAPRFIRTVRGVGYGMVAG from the coding sequence GTGAGCGGCGGTACGCAGCGGATTCTGGTGGTCGACGACGAGGTGGCGTTGGCCGGTGTGATCGCCAGCTATCTGAGAAGGGAGGGATTCGAGGTCGTACTCGCTCACGACGGGCCGTCGGCGATCGAGACCGCTCGGGAGGCCGATCCGGTCCTGGTGGTCCTCGATCTGATGCTGCCGGGGTTTGACGGGGTCGAAGTGTGTCGACGGCTGCGCACGTTCTCGGATGCCTACGTGCTGATGTTGACAGCTCGCGGCGACGAGCTGGACAAGGTCGTGGGCCTGTCGGTGGGTGCCGATGACTATGTAGTGAAGCCGTTCGGGCCGCGCGAGCTGGTGGCTCGGATCAAGGCGATGCTGCGCCGGCCCCGATCGGCAAGCACGCCATCGGGGGGAAGCGAGGAGCCGGTGCGTCGGTTCGGGCCACTGGAGCTCGATCCGGTGGCCAGAACAGTGACGGTCGACGGAAAACCGATAGACCTCACGCGCACCGAGTTCGATGTGCTGAAGGCACTATCGGCGCGGCCACGCGCAGCGCTGGGTCGACGTCAGATCATCGAGGCGGCGTGGGGTCCGGGGTGGTTCGGCGATGAACACGTCGTCGATGTCCACATCAGAGCATTGCGCTACAAACTAGGCGACGATGCGGGAGCCCCGCGATTCATTCGCACCGTGCGCGGCGTCGGCTACGGGATGGTGGCGGGGTGA
- a CDS encoding SHOCT domain-containing protein — MKEEQLEVDVMMDLYGGAGWMMIGMAGFWLLVIGVLAWAIVWVFPRQPRVGEDPRQILDRRFASGEIDEATYRASVDVLNVPHRR; from the coding sequence GTGAAGGAAGAACAGTTGGAGGTCGATGTGATGATGGATTTGTACGGCGGAGCCGGCTGGATGATGATCGGAATGGCGGGTTTCTGGCTTCTGGTGATTGGTGTCCTGGCCTGGGCGATTGTGTGGGTCTTCCCCCGACAACCTCGCGTCGGAGAGGACCCTCGACAAATCCTGGATCGTAGGTTTGCCTCCGGCGAGATCGACGAGGCTACTTATCGGGCCTCGGTCGATGTCCTGAACGTCCCACACCGCAGATAG
- a CDS encoding adenylate/guanylate cyclase domain-containing protein has protein sequence MNGSNAVAVLFVDLSGFTALTEVHGDTEAADVAEHFAELTRAVLTSPDRLVKTIGDAVLLTSTTPTSGLELIRRILETCSEADHFPALRVGAHVGPIVERHDDIFGTTVNLAARITAAAAGGQILTSRPIAEAAHAAGIGVLDIGLMSFRNLMTPVALFDLDFGATTASGGVDPVCRMRIRTSTAAGRLHHRGTDYQFCSLACAAAFAEDPERFSEP, from the coding sequence ATGAACGGGTCGAACGCTGTCGCAGTGTTGTTCGTCGATCTATCCGGATTCACGGCGCTCACGGAAGTTCACGGCGACACCGAAGCCGCCGACGTAGCCGAGCACTTCGCGGAGCTCACTCGCGCAGTGCTCACTTCGCCCGACCGACTCGTCAAGACAATCGGCGATGCGGTCTTGTTGACCTCGACGACCCCCACCTCGGGACTCGAACTGATCCGTCGGATTCTCGAAACCTGCAGCGAGGCCGACCACTTTCCGGCCCTCCGCGTCGGCGCACACGTCGGACCGATCGTCGAACGTCACGACGACATCTTCGGTACGACGGTCAACCTTGCTGCGCGCATTACCGCTGCAGCCGCAGGCGGACAGATCCTCACCAGCCGCCCGATCGCAGAGGCAGCCCACGCCGCGGGGATCGGCGTCCTTGACATCGGCCTGATGTCCTTCAGGAATCTGATGACACCCGTGGCGCTGTTCGACCTCGACTTCGGTGCGACCACTGCGTCGGGCGGCGTGGACCCGGTATGCCGAATGCGCATTCGCACATCAACTGCTGCGGGCCGACTGCACCACCGCGGCACCGATTACCAGTTCTGTTCCTTGGCCTGCGCTGCCGCGTTCGCCGAAGACCCCGAACGGTTCTCTGAACCGTAA